One window of the Granulicella arctica genome contains the following:
- a CDS encoding glycoside hydrolase family 1 protein yields MGGFECATHQRRDRTRLDVLATTGHDQRCAEDYALLAEAGVTTVRDGLRWHLIERVPYVYDWASFLPMLHAAQQTGTQVIWDLCHWGVPEGLDPFSDEFPERFALYAAAAATLVREENMRAEITSPPIYCAINEISFWSWVGGDVEHFHPYGEGRGPELKRQLVRASVAAIQAVRAVDSRARFVQAEPIIQVSEDVEEPEAIANAEKHTASQFEGWDMLAGLRDPELGGGDDTLDMIGVNYYWNNQWVHEGDRTPPGHPLHRPLHRMLAELWERYRRPILITETGAETGPDVGWLGYVSAEVRQAQRMGVPILGICLYPVMDYPGWDDERHCECGLIEVDEDWSTRSLRTELCEELRAQQQITPATMHGKAG; encoded by the coding sequence ATGGGTGGCTTCGAATGTGCGACGCATCAACGGCGCGATCGTACACGGCTCGACGTGCTTGCGACGACGGGGCACGACCAGCGCTGCGCCGAAGATTATGCGCTGCTCGCCGAAGCCGGTGTAACGACAGTGCGCGATGGTCTGCGCTGGCACCTGATTGAGAGGGTGCCATATGTGTACGACTGGGCAAGCTTTCTGCCGATGCTGCACGCGGCGCAGCAGACGGGCACACAGGTGATCTGGGATTTGTGCCACTGGGGCGTGCCGGAGGGGCTTGATCCATTTTCGGATGAGTTTCCGGAGCGCTTTGCGCTCTATGCGGCGGCAGCGGCCACGCTGGTGCGTGAAGAGAACATGCGTGCGGAGATTACCTCTCCGCCGATCTATTGCGCGATCAATGAGATCTCATTCTGGTCGTGGGTGGGGGGCGACGTGGAACACTTTCATCCTTATGGTGAGGGACGCGGGCCTGAGTTGAAGCGACAGCTTGTGCGTGCGTCCGTTGCGGCGATACAGGCGGTGCGGGCGGTCGATTCGCGCGCTCGCTTTGTGCAGGCGGAACCAATCATCCAGGTCTCCGAGGATGTAGAGGAGCCGGAGGCCATCGCGAATGCGGAGAAGCATACGGCGTCCCAGTTTGAAGGCTGGGACATGCTCGCCGGACTTCGCGATCCTGAGCTTGGGGGCGGCGACGATACGCTCGATATGATCGGGGTGAATTATTACTGGAATAACCAGTGGGTTCACGAAGGAGATCGAACGCCTCCCGGACACCCGCTGCATCGTCCACTGCACAGGATGCTTGCGGAGCTTTGGGAGCGATACCGGCGGCCTATTCTGATCACTGAGACCGGCGCGGAGACTGGGCCTGACGTGGGCTGGCTAGGCTATGTGAGCGCAGAGGTTCGACAGGCGCAACGGATGGGCGTTCCGATCCTTGGCATCTGCCTGTATCCGGTAATGGATTACCCGGGATGGGATGACGAGCGACACTGCGAGTGTGGCTTGATTGAAGTGGACGAAGACTGGTCGACACGCAGTTTGCGGACGGAACTTTGCGAAGAGTTGCGCGCTCAGCAGCAGATTACTCCGGCGACGATGCACGGAAAAGCTGGATAG
- a CDS encoding GDSL-type esterase/lipase family protein translates to MQKTFAALLLTMLPVSGVAATSKKAHAPVVAAHSHKATITHKAVAARAGTHVVAAKGRKGRIPRTLRTIPVSPAVRERAVDRVEAELTSTASSPFLYPSALNRFFKALGAEQAEHAAGGTEPASQTVRILQFGDSHTAADIFTGAMRAHMQQQFGDGGLGFQFPGHPFAGYHLAGSLRSQSAGWFTEGNRFTALGDGDLGMGGISIETSQPEQSITLETTCTTLQLHFLQQPGGGRLQFSDNGAVISTVATGTDADAVSGASAGTFSYSCTAGTHDFEFTTLDHAPVKLMGLVSEQPGVTYECLGINGAVAPLMLRWNQALFANYLRQRDPQLIVLAYGTNEAGGSAEHLEGYPADFDRLLDNLHRIAPDASVLVLGPADRSMSGSAGRGRRAWHPFAGTERIIAMQKEACRTHGCTFWDTRRRMGGFGSMQQWVAAGWGQPDRTHLTGTGYRALADALYADLIHAYNLYQQHPEIPVQESSNGQTRRNP, encoded by the coding sequence TTGCAGAAAACTTTCGCTGCGTTGCTGCTGACGATGCTTCCGGTGTCCGGTGTCGCTGCGACGAGTAAGAAGGCGCATGCTCCGGTGGTTGCGGCGCATAGCCACAAAGCTACGATCACGCACAAAGCCGTTGCAGCCCGTGCGGGTACGCATGTTGTGGCGGCGAAAGGCAGGAAGGGACGCATTCCGCGAACGCTGCGGACCATTCCGGTGAGTCCAGCGGTTCGTGAGAGGGCGGTCGACCGGGTTGAGGCGGAGCTGACCTCGACGGCCAGCTCGCCCTTCCTGTATCCAAGTGCGCTGAATCGCTTCTTCAAGGCGCTGGGGGCTGAGCAGGCGGAGCACGCGGCTGGTGGAACGGAGCCGGCTTCGCAGACGGTCCGGATTCTTCAGTTTGGCGATTCCCATACGGCTGCCGATATCTTTACAGGAGCGATGCGGGCGCACATGCAGCAGCAGTTTGGCGATGGCGGTCTTGGTTTCCAGTTTCCAGGCCATCCGTTTGCCGGATACCACCTTGCGGGTTCGCTGCGGTCGCAGTCGGCGGGATGGTTTACCGAGGGCAACCGGTTTACGGCGCTTGGTGATGGCGATCTTGGGATGGGCGGGATCAGCATCGAGACGTCCCAGCCGGAGCAATCGATTACGCTTGAGACGACGTGCACGACGCTGCAGCTTCATTTTCTGCAACAGCCGGGTGGCGGCAGACTGCAGTTCTCAGACAACGGCGCGGTGATCTCGACTGTAGCGACGGGAACGGATGCCGATGCAGTGAGTGGTGCGAGCGCGGGGACCTTCAGCTACTCGTGCACGGCGGGGACACACGACTTCGAGTTCACAACGCTGGATCATGCGCCGGTCAAGCTTATGGGGCTGGTCTCGGAGCAGCCGGGCGTGACCTACGAGTGCCTTGGGATCAACGGAGCGGTTGCGCCGCTGATGCTGCGCTGGAACCAGGCGCTGTTTGCGAACTATCTGCGCCAGCGTGATCCGCAGTTGATTGTTCTTGCATACGGGACGAACGAGGCAGGCGGCTCGGCGGAGCACCTTGAGGGATATCCGGCGGATTTTGACCGGCTGCTCGACAACTTGCATCGCATTGCGCCGGATGCATCGGTGCTGGTGCTTGGCCCGGCAGACCGGTCGATGTCGGGGTCGGCGGGTAGAGGACGGCGGGCATGGCATCCGTTTGCGGGGACGGAGCGTATTATCGCCATGCAGAAGGAGGCATGCCGGACGCATGGCTGCACCTTCTGGGACACGCGTCGACGGATGGGCGGCTTCGGGTCGATGCAGCAATGGGTCGCTGCAGGATGGGGTCAGCCAGACCGGACGCATCTTACGGGGACGGGATATCGCGCACTTGCGGATGCGCTTTATGCGGACCTGATTCACGCGTATAACCTCTATCAGCAGCACCCGGAGATCCCGGTACAGGAGAGCAGCAATGGACAAACGCGCCGGAATCCTTAA
- a CDS encoding 3-oxoacyl-ACP synthase III family protein, producing the protein MAFLRGFGAYLPARVVTNAELAPQLGTEPEWILSVSGIAERRYAEEGETVASLGTRAAVDCLERSGLQALDLGMILVSSGSSERFCPGPASLIAANLGLTMTPSIDLPMASAGSLVALAMAARLAPSMGHILVIGSEIMSRRVAHTPEGKDTAILFGDGAGACIVSPDEGFAMIADSCIFTDGNIAEALAIEDNLIHMDGAAIIRHVSRKLPQAIATVLERNNITAQSVGTFLLHQANLNLIVRIAKSLGAPAERFFANIQRYGNTSSASMLIAAAEWWQEASGAVREPLVLAAFGVGLNWGAVLALPPETLGSQ; encoded by the coding sequence ATGGCTTTCCTCCGCGGATTCGGCGCGTATCTGCCGGCGAGGGTTGTTACGAACGCAGAGCTTGCGCCGCAGTTGGGCACGGAGCCTGAGTGGATCCTCAGTGTGTCGGGCATCGCCGAACGACGCTATGCCGAAGAGGGCGAGACCGTCGCCAGCCTTGGAACGCGCGCGGCTGTCGATTGTTTGGAGCGATCGGGTCTGCAGGCCTTGGACCTTGGGATGATCCTGGTATCGAGCGGTTCGAGTGAGCGATTCTGCCCGGGTCCGGCGAGTCTGATTGCTGCGAATCTTGGACTGACAATGACGCCTTCGATTGATCTGCCGATGGCGAGTGCGGGGTCGCTGGTGGCCCTGGCAATGGCGGCGCGGCTTGCTCCATCTATGGGCCATATTCTTGTGATCGGCTCGGAGATTATGTCGCGGCGTGTGGCACATACGCCTGAGGGAAAAGACACGGCCATACTTTTCGGCGACGGTGCGGGAGCATGTATTGTCAGTCCGGATGAAGGCTTTGCGATGATTGCGGACTCCTGCATCTTTACCGATGGGAACATCGCTGAAGCGCTTGCGATTGAGGACAATTTGATCCACATGGACGGCGCGGCGATCATCCGGCATGTATCGCGGAAGTTGCCGCAGGCGATTGCTACCGTGCTTGAGCGGAACAACATTACGGCGCAGAGTGTGGGAACCTTTTTGCTGCACCAGGCGAATCTCAATTTGATTGTGAGGATTGCGAAGTCACTAGGTGCTCCTGCGGAGCGATTCTTTGCGAACATTCAGCGCTATGGCAATACGTCGTCTGCGTCGATGTTGATTGCGGCGGCCGAGTGGTGGCAGGAGGCGAGTGGCGCTGTTCGAGAGCCGTTGGTGCTGGCCGCCTTTGGAGTTGGGCTGAACTGGGGGGCGGTGCTTGCGCTTCCGCCGGAGACGCTGGGTTCACAGTAG
- a CDS encoding phosphopantetheine-binding protein, giving the protein MDKRAGILKVLHAVAENDFEPKDDESLFTSGMLDSFALTDFVVGLEKEFSVKIPDGDMTARKFDTVLKVEEYLAAKGV; this is encoded by the coding sequence ATGGACAAACGCGCCGGAATCCTTAAAGTTTTACACGCTGTAGCAGAGAACGACTTTGAGCCGAAGGACGATGAATCGCTTTTCACCTCGGGCATGCTTGACTCCTTTGCGCTCACTGATTTTGTGGTGGGACTGGAGAAGGAGTTCTCCGTCAAGATTCCAGATGGGGATATGACGGCGCGGAAGTTCGACACCGTACTGAAGGTGGAAGAGTACCTGGCGGCGAAGGGAGTTTAA